One Halobacterium wangiae genomic window, GAACAGACCGCCCGAAGAGGCCGGCTACGACGGGTGGAACGAGGAATGGAGGAACTTCCAGTGAACCCCGATACCGGACCCGACTCGAGGAGGACCGACGACGCGCCCATCATCGGGCTGTCGGGCGTCGACTTCGGCTACACCGCGACGCCCGTCGTCGAGGACATCTCGCTGCAGGTCGACCCCGGCGAGTATGTCGGCATTGTCGGACCGAACGGGTCGGGCAAGTCGACGCTGATGAAGCTCATGCTGGGTCTGCTCCAGCCGGACGACGGCGACGCCCGCCTGTTCGGCGAGCCCGCCCACGCGTTCGACGACGGCTCGCGCATCGGCTACGTCGCTCAACACGCCAGCGCCTCCAAGGAGATGCCAATCACCGTCCGCGAGGTCGTGAAGATGGGGCGGTTCCCCCACGTCGGCTTCCGTCGGCTCTCGGACCGCGACTGGGAGATCGTCGACCGGGCGCTGGAGACGGTCGGGATGTCGGCGTTCGCGGACCGCCGCGTGACTCAGCTCTCGGGCGGCCAGCGCCAGCGCGCGTTCATCGCCCGGGCGCTCGCCAGCGAGGCCGACCTACTCGTCCTCGACGAACCCACCGTCGGGGTCGACGTCGAGTCGGTCGACGCGTTCTACGACCTGCTCGAGTCGCTCAACGAGGAGGGGATCACGATACTCCTCATCGAACACGACCTGAGCGCCGTCACCGAGCACGCCGACCGCGTCGTCTGTCTCAACCGCGAGATCTACTTCGACGGGCCGACCGGAGCGTTCGTCGAGAGCGACGCTCTCGGCCGTGCGTTCGGCACCGCTGCGACACTCGTCGGTGATGCCGCATGACCGACGCCCTCTTCGTCGCGTTGCAGCTGGGGGCAGTGGATTCCGTTCTCACGCCCCTCTACTGGTTCCTCGACCTCTGGTACTGGCTGATGACGCAGCTCTACTACCTGACCGGCTGGGAGCTGATCAACCCCAGCTACCGCTTCATGCACCGGGCCATCCTCGTGGGGCTGTGCATCGGGGTGATGGCCCCGCTCATCGGGACGTTCCTCGTCCACCGCCAGCTCGCGCTCATCGGCGACGCGCTGGCCCACACCGCGTTCGCCGGGGTCGCCGTCGGGTTGTTCCTCAACGCAGTCCTCGATCTGGGAGTCTCTCCGTACCTGACGGCAGTGGTCGTCGCGATGATCGCGGCGTTGCTCATCGAGTTCATCTCGGAGGTGACCGACGCTTACAACGACGTCTCGATGGCCATCGTCCTCTCGACGGGGTTCGCACTCGGGACGGTGCTCATCAGCATCAACGCCGGCGGGCTCGCCGTCGGGGTCAACCAGTACCTGTTCGGGAACCTCTCCACCGTCTCTGCGGAGAACGCGGTGATCCTCCTCGTCCTGTTCGGCGTCATCGTCGCGACGGTCGCGCTCACGCGCAACCAGCTGCTCTACGTGACGTTCGACGAGACCGCAGCGGCGGTCTCCGGCATCTCGGTCTCGTGGTACAACCGCGTGATGGTAATGCTGACGGCACTCGTCGTCGTCGGCGCGATGCAGATCATGGGCGTCATCCTGGTCGCGGCGATGCTCGTCGTGCCCGTCGCGGGCGCGTCGCAGGTGTCCCGGAGCTTCACCGAGTCGCTGTTCGTCTCGGTGGCCCTCGCGGAACTGGCCGTCCTTCTGGGCATCGGGTTCGCCTACTACGGCGAGGCGACGGCAGGGGGCGTCATCGTCCTCGTCGCCGTCGCTATCTACGTGGTAACCGTCGTCGTCGGGAAGTTCCAGTCCCGAGCGGACGAGGGAGAAGCCGAGGTCGGCAGCATCAACACCGACGACGTAGAATCGCCCTCTGACTGACCGTCGTTCGAGGAGGGCAGCGCTCGACGCTCCTCACCGCTCTCGTGTTGCTCGACCTCGTTCAGGTGGCTGAGATCGATAACAGATCGCTACGAAAATAACTGGTTTGGCGGATGCAGACGCCCGAAAACAAACGATAGAGAGTGTTTGACGAGATCGCGTGAAATTGACCGTCTGGTACCGGTGGTGAAACTTTGTCGAAATCCTCAGTCGGTGAGATATCGCTTCAGTAGTGCTGAGGGTACGGCGCGTTCGCTTCTCGAACGTATGCTCGAGTAGCAATCTGCGGGGGACTTCGAGGAGGGAATTATACCCGGTATTCTCTTGGACCCTTCTCGTCCGCGTCGAGGACGAAGAGACGTTCGACCCCGACCACGATGACCAATGCGACGAAGGCCGTTCCCAGCAGTGGCGGTAGTGGTTGTTGGTACGAGCCGATCTGACCCGCTTCGTCGAGCGTCGACACGACGCCGATCAGGGCCATGAAATTGTGGAAGGCCAGGGCCCCGTAGAAGGAGTGGCCGACGAAGTATATGAGGCCCGTTCCCACGCTCACGACCGTCAGGAGGCCCACCATTTCGACCGTGTTGAAGGGAGGGCTATGGGCGAAGTGGTAGACGCCGAACAGAAGACTGGAGAGGACTAGTGCACTCCCGCTGGCGATATACCGGTTCGACCCTCGATGCCGCAGGAGCGCCCCAATGCTTCCTCCGACGACGACCCAGCACACGATAACCTCCGCGATAGAGACGGGGAGTACTTGCGCGAACACGTTCATCAATACCACGGGGTCGGTCGTAGGCGGCTGTTGGAGCGCGTAGAGGGTGAAGCCGAGAGCCCCGCCGATCAGAGCGGCGACGATAGTGCGGGGGAGAGAGCGGAACCCGAGACTCGAACGGGAGACGAAATCAGACGCGACGAATTCCCGGACGAGTAACAGGGCGAGAATTGTACCGACGAGTATGTTCACGGCGCCTGTGTACACCAACCTGTCAGTCACGGCTTCTGGGCGGAGCAGCGTCTGAATTCTACCTTCGAGTAGCCACGTAAGCGCCGTCCAGGTGGCGTACGTGCCAACTGCTATGAGCGTCTTCAGGAGCGGCGAAAGGCCTCGGAGGACTGGAAATTCTAACGCCTCTCTGGTCGACTGAACAATCGATTCCATCCGAGTATGTTCGTCCTCTGGAAGGATAGCTATTCAGTGCACGTTTCTCCGCTCCGGATGGCCTTTCGAGATGCGCAAGGAGAGACCTGTATCGCAGAACTGCTGGGCGATTCTACGTCTGCTGCGCGCGACTCATGTCTGTCGAAGAAATCGAGGACGCCGATTTTCGTGCCGAGTGAGCGGGTCCCCTCGAATAGTTTGCCAGTCGTCGCGAGGGCACGCTTGGCTTCAGTGCTGGTGGCGGCTCTGGAACAGTGTACCGTTCATCTGTCGAGGAACGAAAGAGTATCTACCGGACGAAGAATTGACTCCTCAAGCAGTGATAGAGGCCCTGAGACGACCAATTACGGCTACCTGATCTCCCGCTGCTCGGCCTCGTTCAGGTAGCTGAAATCCATAATGGATCCTTGTGAAAACAGACCTCGACTACGGATTTATTCCGCCGAATACAGGGTAGAGAGTCCATCATATCGGGTGTAGTTAAACAACCTTGTCGTATCCTATCCGTTGTTGTTAGGACAAACATGACAATTCATGGTCGTGTATCGGTGGTCAACGAGCGAATGATCATCAACGGACTAACTATCCCCAAGAATCCATGTTGATGAGCGTATTGAGTGGAGCACGACGATGTTCTGGTCGTTGGCCTATCAGCACTCCCACTTGATAGTCCCCAACAACTATACTCAGTGTTCACAAACGGCCGTATCAGAAATGGCATCAACTGCTGAAGAGACTACTATCGATCAGGAAGACCCTCCTGACTTGAACGTCGGAGAGCTGGTAAAGGGCCGACTTGAGAAGTCTTTGCCCCGGGTTCTCTGGATTCCGCTATTCTACGGGGTATATATGCCGTTAGCCGTTGTCACGGGATTCTCGTGGATTGTATTCTGGGCAGGTATGCCATGGACGGGTTTTGGAGGGATAATTACCGTTGTGGGCTTCGTCTTCGGTGTCCAAGCAGCGTATAAGGCGATAGGTCTCTTAGTTGTGTTAATCGTTGTTGCAACGGGTGTATATGGGAATCTCGAACCAGCCCAGGTCAACCGGGTTCGGGACTTTGGAGCGCGGGGTAGAACATATGCCAAGTGGTATCTCTACAACTCGATATTCTGATACCGGCTCTATCTCACCTTGCTTCGCCAGATACGGATGTCTATTCTGAAGTGTCGCGTGTATCCACAGTTTCATTAAGCATGACAATAACGGAAGCGTAGTCGGATGACAGATTCTGATTCCTCAATCGCGCGTCGTGCATTCGAGATAGCAAAGATACCAGTTCGAGGCACTGTCAAATTCGCAAAGTTCCTCGATAAAGTCGCTGATGGACTCATAAGCATAAAAGACCACTCTATCATGACCGTCACGAAAGAAGGAGTCCGTGTGATAAATGAGGCCTACGACGATGTGTTCCGCGACAAACGTGAGTAAAGTGTCGGACTAATGCGGCAATCGGCTCCCCTTGGCAGAACCGTTCCAAGATACTGATTCTAGTAATGCATCGACTGGTTGCGAGCATAACCACCTGACAGAATCGGGTTCGAATTACTTCATAGATCCCGTCCGCTACCTAAATAACCCCTCTCGATTTAGTAGCCGAAGCATCTATGCAACTGTGTTCTCGCTCATCGACCTAGAACCGAAAGCGCAACTACCGGAAGAAGGTTCCTCGCATCCAGGGGAAGTATACGCCCTGAAACGCCCAAACTCGACTACCGTCTCTCCCGCTGCTCGACCTTGTTCAACTCGATGAGCAGCCGGAAGATCGCCTTCACGAGGTTCGGGTCCACGTCGAACGCCTCGGCGTTGTGGCCCGCGCGCTCCATGACGGCCTCCTCCTGGGACTCGTCCGTGGTCGCCATGTCGCGTTCGTCTTTCACGGCTGCGATTGTCTCGGCGACGTACGTGCGCCGGGCGATGAGGTCGACGATCTCGCGGTCGATCTGTTCGATCTCCTCGCGCAGTTCCTCCAGGCTCATGTCGTCCGGGCCCCGTCTGACCGCGTCGTCGTCAGCCGGACCGTCCCCGGGTTCTCGTTCCATACAGATTTCACCTCCTTGAGTGCGTCTCGCTCCCCGACTGCGACGTAGCTCGGACCGGTCCCCGACAGTGACGCCCCGTGTGCGTGTGGGAGCGCGTCCACGATCGGGGTCGCCGGGAAGTCGAGTGCGGCGCAGAACGCCAGCCCGTTCACCGTCATGGCCGTCCCGTACTGGCCGCGTGCGGCGAGGTCCGCGACGTGCTCGGCGAGCGGCGCGATGTTCTCGCAGCGGTTCACGTCGGCGTCCGCGGAGAACGACTGCCGGGGCGGCGTCCAGACGACGGCGTTCCAGTCGACCTCCTCGCGGAACAGTAACTCGTCGACGCCGTTGTCGGTCATCGTGAGTCCACCGAGCATGCTCGCTGTCGCGTCGTCGAACGCGCCCGTCACCGTCACGCCGGTCTCGCGGGCGGCCCGCACGCCGAGCCGGGCGGCGTCGATGCGGGCGACGTCCTCGGCCCGACCGAGCGCGTCGAGCGTCGCGAGCACCGTGGCGTTCGCCGCGGCGCTCGAACTCTTCAGCCCCGAGGCCAGCGGCACCTCCGTCTCCGTCTGTACCGCGCCGCCCTCGCCGTCGCCGTACTCCGCGGTGACGAGTGAGACGCAGCGCTCGACGAGCGCGGTGTCCGCGCCGGGGTGGTCGACGACCTCGCCGGTCACGTCGTCGGTGTCCGGGTCGAGGGACACCGACGCGGTCACGTCGATGTCGATGGCGAACGCGCTCCCGACGCCGGTCGCCAGCGCGTTCAACACCGTGCCGGCGGCGGGGGCGACTGCACGGCCGTCCATGTGTGAACCTGCCACGGGTCGTACTTACGACTGGCGCTTGGGGCAACAGCCGACACGCGTCGGCCGGCAAACGGCGGGCTTTTCCTCCCGGCCCGAGAATCCGCAGGCATGAGCGCCCGCAGCGACATCGCGCCGAGCACCGTCGGCGTCGAACTCGACGAGGGCGGCGTCTACGTGGAGTACACGGACGGCCGCCGGACGTTCTACAACGGCGTCCCAGAGAAAGTCCACGGCACACTCAGGTGTCGGCCCGGCAAGGACGTCCACGTGCTCGTGACGGACCCCAGCGAGACGGAGGGCGTCCTCGTCTACGTCAACGACCTGAAGACCCACGACGACATCCTCGAGTCCTCCGGCGTCGGGCGCGTGCTACTCGACCCGGGCGAGGCGGAGGAACTGTTCCCGGGCGTGACGGTGCGCGCCGACGGCTACGCGATCGAAGTCGAGGCGGACCCGGAGGAGGCGCGCGGCCGCGTGTTCGTCTTCGAGGAGGACGAGATCGGAGAGTACTCCTACGAACTGTTCCCCGAGGAGTGACCGCGGCGGGTCACTGGAGGTAGGAGGGCGGTTCTGCGTCGCAGTTCTGCTCGTGTTGACTGGCGTCGCCCCTGTCGTCGAACATGAGGCCACACTCCTCGCAGCGGTACCAGGTCATGTCGTCCCGCTCTGTCGCCTCGACCATGGTTGAGGATGGGCGGCCAGTGCTAAAAACCGTTGCCCCGCTGGGACTGTAGCTCCGCGAGCAGGCCGTCGTACGCGCTCGCGGGGCCGGTGGACAGCCCCTCCCGGCTCCACTCCCTGCGCACGCGCCCGTCGACGAGCACCGTCAGCGTCTCGTACTCGTCGCGGAACGCCGCGAGGTTGTGCGTACACGCGAGGACGCAGTGGTCCTCGGCGTACTCCGTGGCGACGGCGACGAGACGACGACGGGTCGCCGGGTCGAGGTCGGCCAGCGGTTCGTCGAGGATGAGCGCGTCGGGGCGCTTCAGGAGCGCGAGCGCGAGGTCGAGTTTCTTCCTGAAGCCCCCCGAGAGGTCGCTGGCCGCCCGGTTGCGCTCCGGGCCGAGACGGAGCCGGGAGACGAGCGTCTGTCGCCAGGACGCCTTCGCGCCGGTCAGGGAGGCGAACACGTCGAGGTTCTCCCGGACCGTCAGTTCGGGGTAGACGTTGGGCACCTGGAAGGCGTACCCCAGCGAGTCCGGCTTCGACACGGTGCCCGAGTCCGGGCGCGTCAGCCCGGCGAACAGCCGCATCAGCGTCGTCTTCCCGGAGCCGTTCGGCCCCGCGACGCAGTGCAGTCCCTCCGCGAACTCGACGCTCACGCCTTTGAGCGCCGTCGTACCGTCGTAGCTCTTCCTGAGGTTGCGTGCTTCGAGCATCAGGCCCTCCGTTCGTACAGTTCGACCGCAGCGGCGAACGCGAGCGCCGCCACGAGGACGGCGCCGACGAGGCCGAGCAGCCAGTCGGCGTACAGTTCGACGGGATCGTCGCGCAGCACGAACCCCCGGGTCGATATCGCCGCGTAGTGCGTCGGGACGTGGCGGACCAGCCACCGGCGCGCCGGCGAGAAGAACCCGACTGGGTACGCCAGCCCCGAGAACCCGAGCACGAACAGCAGGACGAGCAGGTTCGCGATGCGCCCCCACGCTCCGAAGCCGACGAGCAACATCACCGTCGCGGCGACCAGTCCGAGCAACAGGAACGTCAACACGGTGACGACGATTGTACCGACGCCGAGGACCTGGACGCCCGCGTCCATGTACACGCTCATCAGGTCGAAGACGACGAGCGGGACGACCAGCAACACCGCGAAGAACGCGAGTTTGCTCGCGACGACGGCGTGCAGCGACGTCTCGACGCGCAGGCGGTCGAGGACGGCGGCCTCCGAGTCGAACGTGTACGGCAGGTACGCCAGTGCGACGAGCGCGACGAGCGTGAGAACGAACGTCGGCACGAGGTACGACGACAGGGAGTACTCCGTCCCGACGACTTGTCTGGTCACCTCGACGTCCCGGGGGAGTGTCCCGTCTAGCCCGTAGGCGACGATGTTCTCGATGGCCTGCGCGGGCGTCAGGTAGGGCACGACGCTGCCGTCGACGTACACGTCGAACTGCGCCGGCCCGAGCGACCCGTCGGTGAGGTTCGGCGGCACCGTGACGACGGCGTACACCTGTTCGCGGCCGAGTGCGTGCATCGCCGACGCCTCGGTCGCGAACGGCTGCGGGTCGCTGAAGACGGTCACCGCCGCCGTGGCGATGTTCATATCGTCGTCGGTCACCGCCGCGGTCTGGGGCGCGATGGCGATGGGGGCGTCCGTCGGGAGCACGTGCTGAAAGCCGAAGGTGGCGTACGCGAACACCGCGGGCAGCACGACCAGAATAGCGACCAGTGCGAGCAGCTTGTGTCGTCCCCACGTCAGCTCCTTGCCGAGCAGGGACGAGAGGTCCATCTATGCGTCGGACGAGTTGGACGCCGAGGCGCTCCCGCTGGCCGACGCGGACGCGCCAGTGTTCATCGTGTACATCGTCTCGACGAGGTCCTCGAGGTTCTCGACGCTGTCGGTGAACGAGACGGTGGTCGTGTCGCCGTTCTGGGAGACGGAGATCTTCTCGAGGGTCGTGCGGATCTCCTCGTTCCCGACGCCGGAGTACAGCGAGAGCGCGCCGTCGACGAGGTCCGCCGTACGGGAGGCGTCGTCGCTGGACTCGCTGACCATGTTGACGTTCGCGGTGACGCTGTCACCGGACGTGGAGAACGACCCGGAGACGAACCGGACGGTGTTGAACGCGCTCGTGTCTATCGGAGAGCCTTCGCCGAGTTCCTCGCTCGGAATGTCCTCCTGCGGGACGTTCATCGCGAAGCGGACGTAGCCGTCGTCCGTGTTCTCGTACGCGCTGCGGAGGTCGCCGGCGAGCGCGTCGGCGTCGCCGGCACGCACGTCGACGACGCTCTCGACGGCGGCCACGTCGCCGAGTGCGAAGGTGCCGTCACCGAGCACCGCGAGCGCGTTCTGGTTCTCGTAGCCGTACGTGTACACCGTCGTGTCGCCGTACGTCTCCTCGGTGAGTTCCGTGCCCTCGTCCTCCATCGAGGAGACGAGCTCCTCCGCGGAGAACTCCGTAGTGACGATCATGCCGGCCTGCTCGGCGTTCGTCGCCACCTGGTCACCGGACGTACCGAAGAACGTCACGTCGTTGAACTTCTCCGGGGAGAGGCCGGACTCCGCTTCGGCCTCGTCGAGCATCTCGGAGACGCTCTCGGGACCCTCGTAGTACGGGGACGTCTCGGCCTGCGTCTCGAGTGCCGTGTTGGCGAGCGAGCGCAGCGAGTCGTCGCCCACCATACCACTGGCGTCGACGTAGCCGACGAACTCGGCGTCGTTGGGCACGCTGTCGAGCTGGGCGCCGCTCCCGGCACCGTCGCCGCCGGAGTCGAGGATGCCTGTACAACCTGCCGTGACCAGCATCGCAGCCAGCGCGACGGCCAGTAACGCCTGCCGTCCGCGCAAGCGGGGACTTGCTGTCATGGCCACTTGTTTGCAACACGTCTATGAATAGCTTGTGACGTCGAGACCACCGTGGGTAACGCAGTTTCGCGACCACTGCCACCACGCCACACACCGGCGGAACTGACTTCGGCAGCGCCGTCGAGAGTCGAACCGATGCCGACCGTCCGCGACCTCGACCCCGAGGATGCACCAGCGCTGACCGCCCTCTACGGAGAGTACGAGTGGTGGGCCGACAGGACCGTTCCCGAAGTACGCGACGCGCTGGCCGAGACCGAAGTCGCCGTCGGCGTCGAAGACGACAGTGAACTGGTGGCCGCCGCTCGCGTGCTCACGGACTACCAGTACTACGCGAACGTCTTCGACGTGATCGTCGCCGCCGACCGCCGTGACGACGGCCTTGGCGAGACGCTGATGGAGGCGGTCATCGACCACCCCGACCTCCAGTCCGCGCCCGGCGTCTCGCTCCTCTGTCGAGACGGCCTCGTCCCGTTCTACGAGTCCGTCGGCTTCGAGCTGTTCGGCCCGGAGTACGAGGTTCCCGAGGGCGGCACCGAGGAATTCGTGCGGATGACCTACCAGTTCGACTGAGGGCGACCGCTCACCAGAACGCCTTCGTGCGGGCGTACTCCCGCTCTCGTTCGAGGATGTCGCGGTAGAAGTCCGCCTCGTCCTCGCGATGGCGGTTGATGACGCGGGCCGCGTTCTGCGGGCCGACGCCGCGCGCGGACAGCGCGATGACCGCCTGTTTCCCGTGGCTCTGGACGATACTCGCGTTCCGGTAGGCGCGCTCGGTCTGCTTCTCCTGTTCGTCGTCCTTCTCGTCGGCGCGCACCGCGGTCACCACCTCGTCGGCCCACGGGGACAGCGCGGCGACGCGCGTCGACCCGCAGCGGGGACACTCCGGCTGGTCGCTCACGCGACTCACCGTCGTCTCGCGCTCCCAGTCCTTGCAGTGCGTACAGAAGAGGTTCACGCGGTCGTCCTCGATGCGGTTCCGGATGGCCTGCACGACGCTCGCGTCGGCGTTCTGCGGGGTGAGTAGCTCCTGGCCGGACGACCGACCGCCGGTGCCGATGGCGGTGCGCTCGCCGACGATGTCGACGGCCAGCGCTCCGGACTGGACGGCTTCGAGGACGGCGCTCGCGCGCTCGACGTCGAGGTCCGTGTGGAACACCTCGCGGACGGCCTCGTCGTAGACTGGCGTGTCCTCGAGCGCGCCGAGCAACCGGGAGAGACCGACGCCGTCCCGGCCCTTCCAGCGCTTGAGTGCGCCGAACTTCGCGGCGACCTGCGCGAGCGTGAACTTCAGCGTGTCCGACCGTTTGAGGCTGAGTTCCAGCAGCGGTTCGACGTGGTCGGGGTCCGTCTCGCGGAGCAGGTCGACGACCTGGTTCGCACTCACTCGCGCCGGAACCTCCAGTTCGATGCGGTACGGCCCCACGTCCAGCCCCACCGAGGAGCCCGTCTGCTGGCCGAGCAGCGACGACAGCAGGCGGCCGAGTGTCTCGTTGGTCTCGTGGCCGAAGCAGGCGTTCACGCCGATGGTCCGCCCCATCTGCTCGACGACGATGCGGTCGTCGGTGGGGACCGGCGTCTCGGCCTCGACCTGCCGGCTCACCTGGTCAAGTGCCTGCTCGGCGGTGTACTGGTCGGACGGGTAGCGGGTCGTGAACTCCCGGGCCACGCCCTCCCTGGTCCCGCCGCCGGCGAACTGGTCGCCCGCCACCGCCCGCATCTCGCCGACCTCCTGGGCCACCGCGTATGGCACCGGAATCTCCTGGCCGGTCCACGACGGCACCTCTCCCGCGGGGTCCTCGATGGGCGAGACGTTGACCTCCTCTTCCTCCTCGTCGATGTTCGTGATGCGCCACATCTCGCCGCGCTGGACGAACGTCGCGCCGGGTTCGACGAAGTTCACGACGAACCGTTCGTCGAGGGTCCCGACCTGCCGTCCCGCGGCCATGTCGTAGACGTCGTACGTCTCCTCGTCGGGGATCATCGAGAGGTTCGCGTAGTAGTACTGCCACGTGCCGCCGGACTTCGAGATGGTGTCCTCCTCCTCGTCGACGTAGACGACGCGGTTCGAGTGGAGTTCCAGGGCCACCTCGCGGAACGTCGACTCGTCGAGGTCTTCGAACGGGTACGCCCGCGTGATGATCTGGTAGGCGTGGCGCGCGCTCGTCTCTCCGAAATCCATCGCGATACCGACGATCTGGTTGGCCACTGTGTCGAGGCTCCCGTGGTGGATCTGGGTCGTCTCCACCTCGCCGGCGGCCGCCCGTCGCGCTATCGCGAGCGCCTCGAACGTGTCGTCCGGGTGGCCGGTGATGACGGTGCCCTCGCTGACCTCGTCGCGGCGGTGGCCCGCGCGCCCCACGCGCTGGAGCAGGCGGGCGACCTCCCGGGGCGAGGCGTACTGCACGACGTGGTCGATGCGCCCGACGTCGATGCCGAGTTCCATCGAGGACGTGCAGAGCAGGCCGTCGAGTTCCCCGGCCTTGAACTGGTCCTCGACCTCGATGCGGGCGTCCTTCGACAGCGACCCGTGGTGGACGCCGATGTTGGCGTCCAGTTCCTTGAAGCGCGAGCCGAGCGCCTCGGCGGTCTGGCGCGTGTTCACGAAGACGAGCACGGAGTCGTGGTCCTCGACGATACGCCGGATCTCCCGGACGTGGCTCGCCATCTCGGGGCTCGTCATCAGTTCGTTGCCCATGCGCTCGTCGGCCCGCGTCACCTCCGGTTCGCGGACCGTGAAGTCCACCTTCGAGGCGACGTCCACTTCGATTATCTCGCAGCCCCGGCCACCGGTGAGGAACGCCCCGACCTCCTTCGGGTCGCCCACTGTCGCGGAGAGGCCGATGCGCTGGAAGTTCCCCGCTAACTCGACGAGTCGCTCCAGCCCGATGGAGAGCTGTGCACCCCGCTTCGCGCCCGCGAGTTCGTGGACCTCGTCGACGACGACGTGGCGCACGTCGGCGAGCCCGTTGC contains:
- a CDS encoding metal ABC transporter ATP-binding protein; translated protein: MEELPVNPDTGPDSRRTDDAPIIGLSGVDFGYTATPVVEDISLQVDPGEYVGIVGPNGSGKSTLMKLMLGLLQPDDGDARLFGEPAHAFDDGSRIGYVAQHASASKEMPITVREVVKMGRFPHVGFRRLSDRDWEIVDRALETVGMSAFADRRVTQLSGGQRQRAFIARALASEADLLVLDEPTVGVDVESVDAFYDLLESLNEEGITILLIEHDLSAVTEHADRVVCLNREIYFDGPTGAFVESDALGRAFGTAATLVGDAA
- a CDS encoding metal ABC transporter permease, yielding MTDALFVALQLGAVDSVLTPLYWFLDLWYWLMTQLYYLTGWELINPSYRFMHRAILVGLCIGVMAPLIGTFLVHRQLALIGDALAHTAFAGVAVGLFLNAVLDLGVSPYLTAVVVAMIAALLIEFISEVTDAYNDVSMAIVLSTGFALGTVLISINAGGLAVGVNQYLFGNLSTVSAENAVILLVLFGVIVATVALTRNQLLYVTFDETAAAVSGISVSWYNRVMVMLTALVVVGAMQIMGVILVAAMLVVPVAGASQVSRSFTESLFVSVALAELAVLLGIGFAYYGEATAGGVIVLVAVAIYVVTVVVGKFQSRADEGEAEVGSINTDDVESPSD
- a CDS encoding chorismate mutase; amino-acid sequence: MEREPGDGPADDDAVRRGPDDMSLEELREEIEQIDREIVDLIARRTYVAETIAAVKDERDMATTDESQEEAVMERAGHNAEAFDVDPNLVKAIFRLLIELNKVEQRERR
- a CDS encoding shikimate kinase; the protein is MDGRAVAPAAGTVLNALATGVGSAFAIDIDVTASVSLDPDTDDVTGEVVDHPGADTALVERCVSLVTAEYGDGEGGAVQTETEVPLASGLKSSSAAANATVLATLDALGRAEDVARIDAARLGVRAARETGVTVTGAFDDATASMLGGLTMTDNGVDELLFREEVDWNAVVWTPPRQSFSADADVNRCENIAPLAEHVADLAARGQYGTAMTVNGLAFCAALDFPATPIVDALPHAHGASLSGTGPSYVAVGERDALKEVKSVWNENPGTVRLTTTRSDGARTT
- a CDS encoding DUF5796 family protein, producing the protein MSARSDIAPSTVGVELDEGGVYVEYTDGRRTFYNGVPEKVHGTLRCRPGKDVHVLVTDPSETEGVLVYVNDLKTHDDILESSGVGRVLLDPGEAEELFPGVTVRADGYAIEVEADPEEARGRVFVFEEDEIGEYSYELFPEE
- a CDS encoding DUF7128 family protein, with translation MVEATERDDMTWYRCEECGLMFDDRGDASQHEQNCDAEPPSYLQ
- a CDS encoding ATP-binding cassette domain-containing protein, with product MLEARNLRKSYDGTTALKGVSVEFAEGLHCVAGPNGSGKTTLMRLFAGLTRPDSGTVSKPDSLGYAFQVPNVYPELTVRENLDVFASLTGAKASWRQTLVSRLRLGPERNRAASDLSGGFRKKLDLALALLKRPDALILDEPLADLDPATRRRLVAVATEYAEDHCVLACTHNLAAFRDEYETLTVLVDGRVRREWSREGLSTGPASAYDGLLAELQSQRGNGF
- a CDS encoding ABC transporter permease, producing MDLSSLLGKELTWGRHKLLALVAILVVLPAVFAYATFGFQHVLPTDAPIAIAPQTAAVTDDDMNIATAAVTVFSDPQPFATEASAMHALGREQVYAVVTVPPNLTDGSLGPAQFDVYVDGSVVPYLTPAQAIENIVAYGLDGTLPRDVEVTRQVVGTEYSLSSYLVPTFVLTLVALVALAYLPYTFDSEAAVLDRLRVETSLHAVVASKLAFFAVLLVVPLVVFDLMSVYMDAGVQVLGVGTIVVTVLTFLLLGLVAATVMLLVGFGAWGRIANLLVLLFVLGFSGLAYPVGFFSPARRWLVRHVPTHYAAISTRGFVLRDDPVELYADWLLGLVGAVLVAALAFAAAVELYERRA
- a CDS encoding GNAT family N-acetyltransferase, yielding MPTVRDLDPEDAPALTALYGEYEWWADRTVPEVRDALAETEVAVGVEDDSELVAAARVLTDYQYYANVFDVIVAADRRDDGLGETLMEAVIDHPDLQSAPGVSLLCRDGLVPFYESVGFELFGPEYEVPEGGTEEFVRMTYQFD
- a CDS encoding DEAD/DEAH box helicase; amino-acid sequence: MDAFSHLGPEVREALSERGFATPTEPQRRAIPALADGRNGLVVAPTGTGKTETAMLPVLNSIAERGSPEGFAALYVTPLRALNRDMRERLDWWGETLDIDVDVRHGDTTQYQRTKQANAPPDVLVTTPETLQAMLSGEKLRNGLADVRHVVVDEVHELAGAKRGAQLSIGLERLVELAGNFQRIGLSATVGDPKEVGAFLTGGRGCEIIEVDVASKVDFTVREPEVTRADERMGNELMTSPEMASHVREIRRIVEDHDSVLVFVNTRQTAEALGSRFKELDANIGVHHGSLSKDARIEVEDQFKAGELDGLLCTSSMELGIDVGRIDHVVQYASPREVARLLQRVGRAGHRRDEVSEGTVITGHPDDTFEALAIARRAAAGEVETTQIHHGSLDTVANQIVGIAMDFGETSARHAYQIITRAYPFEDLDESTFREVALELHSNRVVYVDEEEDTISKSGGTWQYYYANLSMIPDEETYDVYDMAAGRQVGTLDERFVVNFVEPGATFVQRGEMWRITNIDEEEEEVNVSPIEDPAGEVPSWTGQEIPVPYAVAQEVGEMRAVAGDQFAGGGTREGVAREFTTRYPSDQYTAEQALDQVSRQVEAETPVPTDDRIVVEQMGRTIGVNACFGHETNETLGRLLSSLLGQQTGSSVGLDVGPYRIELEVPARVSANQVVDLLRETDPDHVEPLLELSLKRSDTLKFTLAQVAAKFGALKRWKGRDGVGLSRLLGALEDTPVYDEAVREVFHTDLDVERASAVLEAVQSGALAVDIVGERTAIGTGGRSSGQELLTPQNADASVVQAIRNRIEDDRVNLFCTHCKDWERETTVSRVSDQPECPRCGSTRVAALSPWADEVVTAVRADEKDDEQEKQTERAYRNASIVQSHGKQAVIALSARGVGPQNAARVINRHREDEADFYRDILEREREYARTKAFW